Proteins from a single region of Theileria parva strain Muguga chromosome 1, complete sequence, whole genome shotgun sequence:
- the RPL38 gene encoding Ribosomal L38e family protein, protein MPKELKELKDYLSVLKRPDARSVVVYKKKSKGGLLSTKFKVRCSRYLYTFSVPNQVKAAKVEATIPSHLEKKVITNKKN, encoded by the coding sequence ATGCCTAAGGAGTTGAAGGAGTTGAAGGATTACTTGAGTGTCTTGAAGAGGCCGGATGCTAGGTCTGTAGTGGTTTATAAGAAAAAGTCCAAGGGAGGTCTTTTAAGTACAAAGTTTAAGGTTAGATGCTCGAGGTATCTTTATACCTTTTCCGTACCGAACCAAGTCAAGGCCGCCAAAGTTGAAGCCACCATCCCAAGCCACCTCGAAAAAAAAGTCATCAccaataaaaaaaattaa
- the RPLP0 gene encoding 60S acidic ribosomal protein P0 — MAKVSKSEKKKLYFERLTSLMRTYSKILIVSVDHVGSRQMASVRHSLRGMATILMGKNTVIRTALQKNFPDSPDVEKVAQCVKLNTGFVFCEADPMEVREVILNNRVPAPAKQGVIAPSDVFIPAGSTGLDPSQTSFFQALGISTKIVKGQIEIQNEVHLIKKDDKVTASGATLLQKLNIKPFSYGLKVEKIYDSGAISDASVLDVTDEDILSVVKLGVSYANAMARELGYPTSLSVDHALLEGFKNCISLVLDSEFTFPQMSTLKQFLENPDAFSGTASGTVTSQAVEEKKEEKEEEEEEEDEDMGFSLFD; from the coding sequence ATGGCGAAGGTATCGAAGAGTGAGAAGAAGAAGTTGTATTTTGAGCGTCTGACGAGTTTGATGAGGACGTACTCGAAGATTTTGATTGTGAGTGTGGACCACGTGGGATCGCGTCAGATGGCTTCTGTGCGCCATTCCCTGCGTGGCATGGCGACGATTCTCATGGGTAAAAACACGGTCATCAGGACGGCTTTGCAGAAGAACTTCCCGGACTCGCCTGACGTGGAAAAGGTGGCCCAGTGCGTTAAGCTAAACACTGGCTTTGTGTTCTGTGAAGCGGATCCCATGGAGGTCAGGGAAGTTATTCTGAACAACAGAGTCCCGGCACCGGCCAAGCAGGGCGTAATTGCGCCGTCGGATGTTTTTATCCCGGCCGGTTCCACAGGCCTGGACCCGTCCCAAACTTCATTTTTTCAGGCGCTGGGGATCTCAACTAAGATCGTCAAGGGCCAAATTGAAATCCAAAATGAAGTCCACCTGATAAAAAAAGATGATAAAGTCACGGCGTCAGGCGCGACACTACTGcagaaattaaatattaaaccCTTTTCCTATGGTCTAAAGGTGGAGAAGATTTATGACTCTGGCGCCATCTCAGACGCCTCAGTGCTTGACGTCACCGATGAGGATATTTTATCAGTGGTTAAACTCGGCGTTAGCTACGCCAACGCCATGGCCAGGGAGCTGGGATATCCCACCAGCCTATCCGTAGACCACGCACTACTCGAAGGGTTCAAAAATTGCATATCACTCGTACTGGACTCGGAGTTCACATTCCCGCAAATGTCCACACTGAAACAGTTTCTAGAAAATCCAGACGCTTTCAGTGGTACCGCCAGTGGTACTGTTACGTCACAGGCCGTAGAAGAGAAGAAGGAGGAAAAggaggaagaagaagaggaagaagatgaagacATGGGATTCTCACTCTTTGATTAa
- the obg gene encoding GTP1/OBG family protein, whose translation MRIFGILRFLTFYTFLNFFTNSKIFNNSKLFTNSKIFNNCKLFNNSKLLENCKLLDNSKIFTNCKLIPNKTNLNICKIKSFGFINPSNHTVNSSVNSVNTSVNSSVNTSVNSVNTSVNSVNTSVNSSVNTSVNSVNTSVNSVNTSVNSSVNTSVNSVNTSVNSVNTSVNSVNTSVNSVNTSVNSSVNTSVNLLGNDWSDYRVVDLCVIKVSGGDGGDGCMSFRREKHVPLGGANGGNGGPGGDVYIECNDSVSDLRWFKANKIYKAQNGNNGKGSNRNGAKGKDMYLYVPRGTVVSDSNVHTTLHRNGDKVRVARGGRGGKGNKHFITKFNVVPRICERGEEGIKRVVKLIYKKISDIALIGKPNSGKSSVIRRLTNARPRVANFPFSTRFPIHGILNQTQHDTNQVDKVGSAESVEQETEETEDEFDSCGYESDEEIDDTEEQIDVTDPGDRISLVDVPGLIDGSSEGKGLGHDFLRQIEHSKTLSYVIDSSNQDPLGDYMSVRRELELYNPEILEKDEIILLNKIDLIDNQTIFKLINTFLKHTNHNHIYFLSAKTGENMDFINTLFQKLYSSHTTHTTTTDGGDSVTKFDDLDDFRKLDRKKFTVTCESDGAFRISSPYLERKIKMMRFDLPETMDKLKSILKANKVNKKLIKLGLKEGGIIHIGDLAFTAQSNNFFQ comes from the exons ATGAGAATTTTTGGAATCCTGAGATTTCTcactttttacacatttctcaACTTTTTTACCAATTCCAAAATCTTCAACAATTCCAAACTTTTCACGAATTCCAAAATCTTCAACAATTGTAAACTTTTCAATAATTCCAAACTTCTTGAGAATTGTAAACTTCTTGACAATTCCAAAATTTTCACGAATTGTAAACTAATTccaaataaaacaaatttgaatatttgtaaaattaagtcATTTGGCTTCATAAATCCTTCCAATCACACTGTAAACTCCTCTGTGAACTCTGTAAACACCTCTGTAAATTCCTCTGTAAACACCTCTGTGAACTCTGTAAACACCTCTGTGAACTCTGTAAACACCTCTGTAAATTCCTCTGTAAACACCTCTGTGAACTCTGTAAACACCTCTGTGAACTCTGTAAACACCTCTGTAAATTCCTCTGTAAACACCTCTGTGAACTCTGTAAACACCTCTGTGAACTCTGTAAACACCTCTGTGAACTCTGTAAACACCTCTGTGAACTCTGTAAACACCTCTGTAAATTCCTCTGTAAACACCTCTGTGAATTTACTGGGAAATG ACTGGAGTGACTACAGGGTCGTCGATTTGTGTGTGATAAAAGTGAGTGGCGGTGACGGCGGTGACGGCTGTATGTCCTTTAGGAGGGAGAAACACGTGCCACTAGGCGGAGCAAACGGCGGAAATGGCGGACCAGGAGGTGACGTTTACATCGAGTGCAACGACTCCGTAAGCGATCTCAGATGGTTCAAGgcaaataaaatatataaagcACAAAACGGCAATAACGGGAAAGGATCCAACAGGAACGGC GCCAAGGGTAAGGACATGTATTTATATGTACCAAGGGGTACTGTCGTATCTGACAGTAACGTTCACACCACACTACACCGTAACG GCGATAAAGTGAGAGTAGCACGCGGCGGTAGAGGCGGCAAAGGCAATAAACATTTCATCACCAAGTT TAATGTTGTGCCTCGGATATGTGAGAGGGGAGAGGAGGGGATAAAGAGAGTTGTAAAGTTGATTTATAAGAAAATCTCCGACATCGCACTCATCGGGAAGCCCAACTCTG GAAAGAGTTCTGTGATAAGGAGATTGACAAATGCCAGGCCTAGAGTTGCTAATTTCCCATTCAGCACCAGATTCCCAATCCACGGCATCCTCAACCAAACACAACAc GATACTAACCAGGTTGATAAGGTTGGCAGTGCCGAAAGTGTGGAACAGGAAACTGAGGAGACAGAAGATGAATTTGACAGCTGCGGATATGAATCAGATGAAGAAATAGATGACACAGAAGAACAAATAGATGTGACAGACCCGGGGGACAGAATAAGTTTGGTGGATGTTCCTGGTTTAATTGACGGGTCAAGTGAGGGTAAAGGACTTGGCCATGACTTTTTAAGGCAAATTGAACACTCCAAAACTCTCTCATACGTCATCGATTCCTCCAATCAA GACCCGTTGGGGGATTATATGTCTGTGAGGAGAGAGTTGGAGTTGTACAATCCTGAGATACTTGAGAAGGACGAGATAATACTGctgaataaaattgacTTAATTGACAACCAGACGATCTTCAAACTCATCAACACTTTCCTCAAACACACAAACCACAACCACATCTACTTCCTGTCAG CGAAAACCGGTGAGAACATGGACTTTATCAACACACTCTTCCAAAAACTCTACTCATCCCATACCACTCACACTACTACTACTGATGGTGGTGACAGTGTGACTAAATTTGACGACTTGGACGACTTTAGAAAGTTGGACAGGAAAAAATTCACAGTGACTTGTGAGTCTGATGGTGCTTTTAGGATATCCTCTCCTTATTTGGAGCGGAAGATTAAGATGATGAGGTTTGACTTACCCGAGACTATGGACAAGCTCAAGAGTATCCTAAAGGCCAATAAAGTTAACAAGAAACTGATTAAACTAGGCTTAAAAGAAGGAGGAATCATACACATCGGAGATCTCGCATTCACAGCACAATCCAATAATTTCTTCCAATAA
- the CHIP gene encoding U-box domain protein — protein sequence MEEEMISLDSLEEKKPDTFYNITFNDIDHAIYSASENIEFPKDRNIIRKAEDFRNLGNESFKKGFLESAIDYYTKAIKTYPHNHEFYTNRALCYKKQNKWDLVEQDVRQALNLEENSVKAHYYLGQALLNLGTNHTVLLNTVPYHGDPVEGMRKLRKAKCLSEHYKVPYIEEIDNEILKAKKAIWESQDIQFNNTLNSFYTFIHRERVESRMELEEYGERIQQLEHFRNYIAKSKEKHIPPYLCCKISMCLMRDPVISSSGLTYERKLLETHLLCNGEYDPITRELCKMSDLVPNYHVKEAVEDFLDKNPWAFDDYYTI from the exons ATGGAGGAGGAGATGATAAGTTTGGATTCCCTGGAGGAGAAGAAGCCGGATACGTTTTATAACATAACATTTAACGACATTGACCACGCGATTTACTCAGCCAGCGAGAACATCGAGTTCCCCAAGGACAGAAATATCATCAGAAAGGCCGAGGATTTCCGGAATTTAGGCAACGAAAGCTTCAAAAAAGGATTCCTCGAATCTGCCATTGACTACTACACCAAAGCCATCAAAACTTACCCACACAACCACGAATTCTACACCAACAGAGCTCTATGCTAcaaaaaacaaaataaatggGATCTT GTAGAGCAGGATGTGAGACAGGCGTTAAATCTGGAGGAAAACTCCGTTAAAGCCCATTATTACCTTGGACAAGCACTTCTCAATCTAGGTACAAATCACACAGTTCTCCTTAACACAGTTCCTTATCACG GAGACCCTGTGGAGGGGATGAGGAAGTTGAGGAAGGCGAAGTGTTTATCGGAGCATTACAAGGTGCCGTACATAGAGGAAATAGATaatgaaatattaaagGCGAAAAAAGCCATCTGGGAATCTCAAGACATACAATTCAATAACACTCTCAACTCATTCTACACCTTCATACAC CGTGAGCGTGTGGAGAGTAGGATGGAGTTGGAGGAGTATGGAGAGCGCATTCAGCAGCTCGAACACTTTAGAAACTACATCGCCAAATCAAAAGAAAAACATATCCCGCCATACCTCTGCTGTAAAATATCCATG TGTTTGATGAGGGATCCGGTGATATCGTCGAGTGGTTTGACGTATGAGAGAAAGTTGTTGGAGACGCATTTGCTGTGTAACGGTGAGTACGATCCCATCACcag gGAGCTGTGTAAGATGAGTGACTTGGTGCCGAATTATCATGTAAAGGAGGCCGTGGAGGACTTTCTAGATAAAAACCCCTGGGCTTTCGATGATTACTATACCATATAA
- the DHAPRD gene encoding glycerol-3-phosphate dehydrogenase (NAD(+)), with protein sequence MAGKKVTVVGCGNWGTAAAKVISENTPKFNLFNPTVRMWVLEELVEGVKLSELINTTHENKKYLPGIKLPNNLLAVPDLNECVKDTDLFIFVIPHQFVKSTAVKMRECGLMKKEAVALSLVKGIMILDNEPVLVSDVIERELGIPCSALSGANVANCIAREEFSEATVAYTTRDEGRLWQRLFDRPYFKIRCIKDVAGIQVYGAIKNVVALSAGFCDGLGLGSNTKAAVMRIGLVEIHKFAKLFFPNTTEDVVFESAGVADLITTCIGGRNVRCAAEFAAKEGKRSWNEIEQEFLNGQKLQGVSTCHEVYEVLRTHDKLAEFPLFHVTYKVAFESTHPSELIKSLSTEELERFE encoded by the exons ATGGCCGGAAAGAAG GTTACAGTTGTTGGCTGTGGTAATTGGGGAACTGCCGCCGCCAAAGTCATCTCCGAAAACACACCCAAATTCAACCTCTTCAATCCCACC GTACGGATGTGGGTATTGGAGGAGTTGGTGGAGGGAGTGAAATTGAGTGAGTTGATAAACACTACGCATGAGAATAAAAAGTATTTACCGGGGATTAAGCTGCCAAATAATCTCCTCGCCGTACCCGATCTCAACGAATGCGTTAAAGACACCGACCTCTTCATCTTCGTCATTCCACACCAATTCGTCAAA AGTACGGCTGTGAAGATGAGGGAGTGTGGGTTAATGAAGAAGGAGGCTGTGGCGTTATCGTTGGTGAAGGGGATTATGATTTTGGATAATGAACCCGTTTTAGTCTCTGACGTTATTGAACGCGAACTCGGGATCCCTTGCTCCGCTCTCTCCGGGGCCAACGTCGCAAAc TGTATAGCTAGGGAAGAATTTAGTGAGGCTACGGTGGCGTATACGACTAGGGATGAGGGAAGGTTATGGCAGAGATTATTTGACAGGCCTTACTTTAAAATCCGTTGTATTAAGGACGTGGCTGGGATTCAGGTTTACGGCGCGATTAAGAACGTCGTGGCGCTTTCCGCCGGGTTCTGTGACGGACTTGGACTTGGCTCTAATACCAAAGCCGCAGTTATGCGTATTGGACTCGTTGAAATACACAAATTCGCCAAACTCTTCTTTCCAAACACTACTGAG GACGTCGTGTTTGAGAGTGCTGGCGTTGCGGACTTGATAACGACGTGTATTGGTGGCAGGAACGTGAGATGTGCCGCTGAGTTCGCGGCTAAAGAAGGGAAAAGGTCCTGGAACGAAATCGAACAAGAGTTTCTCAACGGTCAAAAGTTACAA GGCGTATCGACGTGTCATGAGGTGTATGAAGTGTTGAGAACGCATGACAAATTGGCCGAATTTCCGCTGTTTCACGTCACTTATAAAGTTGCTTTCGAATCCACACACCCCTCAGAACTCATCAAATCGCTCTCC ACTGAGGAGTTGGAGAGGTTTGAGTGA
- the Prpf4b gene encoding Protein kinase domain protein produces MSDRSWISEESSGSDLHKSKQSLSNSSNYSLHSSHTSNRSPHSKSSLHSYRSLHSYRSHKSRRSHTRRSHRTGRSPDRSRHRSKSHRRSKSHRRSRTYRRGRSGDRSYGRSRTRRIGSIDRSRRSSSNNYSQKIAENKHYRSQHHSHTPTLNTNEKKRKYYYQQKPITLSPEEGEIEELELEDEDEDVDKFLESRRQERHKLLLKHSKPLHTDLSHTESSEQSLQSVQSLQNIESIENIESIQNIESIESIESVEENMVEKPVEEKVREKRCLNPFSLLISHLNPNTSDKQDPGTPDPDITDSGTPVRQSEEPDVSLDSAKELEDISPISVTLSPRDYTPRDMTPRNSTPRNSTPRDETLRDDTVNEMTDMTNDMTYVYSDLQKKLMLEKQKLRNFIINMKRSEQDELEYEEDEDDMDMFSTAVDESTVKKRKVLRRVITNKLENRSLAENWNDSEGYYQAMIGEVMDDRYSVISELAGKGVFSSVLKCYDSVDNLNVAIKVIRNNDMMIKAAEKEMDILRRLNETDKEDKKHIVQLLTSFKYRGHLCMVFHWYWGNLRSHLKLNGKGYGLNISYVHSYTRQLFIALRHMKKNKIMHADLKPDNILVNEGYNKLRICDLGSASDESENDVTAYLVSRFYRAPEIILGCRYNCKIDVWSAAATIYELATGDILFPGRNNNHMLKLMMEFKGKVPSKMIRAGQFSSQHFDENLDFVYTSTDPLTKTTVTRVLQDLRPTRNITDCIFERQPWTKSNSPKKEILVKKIRQLGELLEKCLVLDPNKRFSPEDALQHPFIRN; encoded by the exons ATGAGTGACAGGAGTTGGATTTCTGAGGAGAGTTCAGGTTCCGACTTGCATAAAAGTAAACAAAGTTTATCTAATTCCAGTAATTATTCACTTCATTCCTCTCATACTTCCAATAGGTCACCACACTCCAAATCTTCACTACACTCTTACAGGTCACTACACTCTTACAGGTCACACAAATCCAGGAGATCTCACACTCGTAGATCACACCGTACAGGGAGATCACCAGATAGATCACGTCATAGGAGTAAATCACACCGTAGGAGTAAATCACACCGTAGGAGTAGGACATACCGTAGAGGGAGATCGGGGGATAGATCATACGGTAGGAGTAGAACACGCCGTATCGGGAGTATAGATAGAAGTAGGAGAAGtagtagtaataattatagtCAGAAAATAGCCGAAAATAAACATTATAGATCACAACATCACTCCCACACTCCCACTCTCAACACCAAC GAGAAGAAGAGGAAGTATTACTATCAACAGAAACCAATCACACTCTCAC CTGAGGAGGGTGAGATAGAGGAGTTGGAGTTGGAGGATGAGGACGAGGACGTGGACAAGTTCCTCGAGTCCAGACGACAGGAACGACATAAACTCTTACTCAAACATTCCAAACCCCTTCACACCGATTTATCACATACTGAATCCTCAGAACAATCTCTACAGAGTGTACAATCTTTACAGAATATAGAGAGTATAGAGAATATAGAGAGTATACAGAATATAGAGAGTATAGAGAGTATAGAGAGTGTGGAGGAAAATATGGTTGAGAAACCAGTTGAAGAAAAAGTAAGGGAAAAAAGATGTCTAAACCCCTTTTCACTATTAATCTCACATCTTAATCCTAATACTAGTGATAAACAAGACCCGGGAACTCCAGACCCAGACATTACAGACTCCGGAACGCCAGTACGGCAATCTGAGGAGCCAGATGTTAGTTTGGACAGTGCAAAAGAGTTGGAAGATATCTCACCCATTTCAGTCACACTCTCTCCCAGAGACTATACTCCCAGGGATATGACTCCTAGGAATAGTACTCCTAGGAATAGTACTCCTAGGGATGAAACTCTTAGGGACGACACAGTAAATGAGATGACTGATATGACTAATGACATGACTTATGTGTATTCAGATTTGCAGAAGAAGTTGATGTTAGAGAAACAGAAGTTACGCAACTTCATCATCAACATGAAGAGATCCGAACAG GATGAGTTGGAGTATGAGGAGGACGAGGATGACATGGACATGTTTAGTACAGCAGTAGACGAGAGTACGGTTAAGAAGAGGAAAGTCCTCAGGCGTGTTATTACTAATAAACTAGAAAATCGCTCACTCGCCGAAAATTGGAATGATTCCGAAGGGTACTATCAG GCAATGATTGGTGAGGTGATGGATGACCGTTACAGTGTGATAAGTGAGTTGGCTGGAAAAGGTGTTTTCTCTTCAGTATTAAAGTGCTACGACTCGGTGGACAATCTTAACGTGGCCATCAAAGTCATACGTAATAACGACATGATGATCAAGGCTGCGGAGAAGGAGATGGACATCCTCAGACGTCTTAACGAAACTGACaaagaagataaaaaaCATATCGTACAACTACTAACCTCTTTTAAATACAGAGGACACCTCTGCATGGTCTTTCATTGGTATTGGGGAAATCTCAGATCACATCTCAAACT GAACGGGAAGGGATATGGGTTGAATATATCATATGTGCATTCGTATACGAGGCAATTATTCATTGCGCTACGACACAtgaaaaaaaataaaatcatgCATGCCGATC TGAAGCCGGATAATATATTGGTGAATGAGGGTTATAATAAGTTGCGGATATGTGATTTGGGATCTGCGAGTGATGAGTCGGAGAATGACGTCACTGCTTACTTGGTCAGTCGTTTCTACAGAGCTCCAGAAATCATTCTTGGCTGTAGATacaattgtaaaattgatgTCTGGAGCGCTGCCGCTACTATCTACGAACTCGCCACTGGAGATATTCTCTTTCCG GGTCGTAACAATAATCACATGTTGAAGTTGATGATGGAGTTTAAGGGGAAGGTCCCGAGTAAGATGATTAGGGCAGGTCAATTCTCTTCACAGCACTTTGATGAGAATTTAGACTTTGTGTACACATCCACAGATCCTCTAACCAAGACCACGGTGACCAGGGTGTTACAGGACCTCAGACCCACGAGAAATATCACAGATTGCATCTTCGAGAGACAGCCCTGGACCAAATCTAACTCACCCAAGAAGGAAATACTCGTAAAGAAAATCCGACAACTCGGCGAACTACTCGAAAAATGCCTCGTACTAGACCCAAATAAAAGGTTCTCACCCGAAGACGCACTTCAACACCCTTTCATACGGAATTAA
- the RFESD gene encoding Rieske domain-containing protein has protein sequence MESFTEIGHLKHFLEQPRRIAINNRKLVIYNYKEKLYCTDANCYHSAGRLEYFSEDIEEILGQPCIRCPQHKYVISISTGESFYRPVEVIQVEENGRLRRKVLLLDWKSKGKCQRTHEVKVENDKVYVKLDESTDELPSDKYAFL, from the exons ATGGAATCTTTTACTGAAATTGGTCATCTCAAACAT TTTTTAGAACAGCCCAGGAGAATCGCAATAAATAACCGAAAAc ttgtgatatataattataaggAAAAGTTATATTGTACGGATGCGAATTGTTATCATTCTGCGGGAAGACTGGAATAC TTTAGTGAGGATATAGAGGAGATTCTAGGCCAGCCTTGTATTCGGTGTCCACAGCATAAATATGTCATCTCAATATCCACTGGAGAATCATTTTACCGCCCAGTAGAAGTGATTCAAGTGGAAGAAAATGGTAGACTAAGGAGGAAAGTGCTGTTACTAGACTGGAAATCCAAGGGAAAATGCCAGAGAACACACGAAGTCAAggttgaaaatgataaagtCTACGTTAAGCTAGATGAATCAACTGACGAATTACCCTCTGATAAATATGCATTTCTCTAA